One candidate division Zixibacteria bacterium HGW-Zixibacteria-1 genomic region harbors:
- a CDS encoding UDP-4-amino-4,6-dideoxy-N-acetyl-beta-L-altrosamine transaminase: protein MKVPFFRLSFANEEKKEVRDVLESGWVTSGPKVKLLEKQVIGLTGARYAAAVSSATAGLHLALTGLDIGPGDEVITTPYTMAATVEAILYTGAQPVLADIDPVSLNIDPVAVERNITKRTRAILSVDIAGCACDYRALRQLARKYKIHLIDDAAHSFGGKYEGRMIGSIVDATVFSFYSTKNITTGEGGMVAANNKKLIDRVRHLSLHGMTSSGWKRYRGGSWRYDITDLGYKYNLSDLAAALGVGQIKRFAKLQKKRRLLAKRYFDNLKGLKDYIELPFYHEFNEHTWHLYIIKINSDRWKIGRNRLIEELEKAGVGCGVHFIPIYRLSYFGKRLEYTKSDLPHCESAYQRVISLPFYPDLEMREVDYVCGMLKKMTEKFGR, encoded by the coding sequence TTGAAAGTGCCGTTTTTCAGGCTTTCCTTTGCGAATGAAGAAAAAAAGGAAGTCCGCGATGTTCTCGAATCCGGCTGGGTGACATCCGGCCCGAAGGTAAAGTTGCTGGAAAAACAGGTCATCGGTCTGACCGGGGCCCGTTATGCGGCCGCTGTTTCATCGGCCACGGCCGGGTTGCATCTGGCGCTGACAGGGCTTGATATCGGTCCGGGTGATGAAGTTATTACGACGCCGTACACTATGGCCGCGACAGTCGAAGCCATACTATATACCGGGGCGCAGCCGGTTTTGGCCGATATCGATCCGGTCAGTCTGAATATCGATCCGGTCGCAGTGGAAAGGAATATCACCAAAAGGACAAGGGCAATCTTGTCGGTTGATATCGCCGGGTGTGCCTGCGATTACCGGGCCTTGAGGCAATTGGCGCGAAAATATAAAATTCACCTCATAGATGATGCCGCGCATTCATTCGGAGGAAAGTACGAGGGCCGGATGATCGGTTCCATTGTCGATGCCACCGTCTTTTCCTTCTATTCCACAAAAAATATTACCACCGGCGAAGGCGGCATGGTTGCCGCAAATAACAAAAAACTGATTGATCGGGTAAGGCATTTGTCGCTGCATGGAATGACGTCATCCGGGTGGAAAAGGTACCGGGGAGGAAGCTGGCGGTATGATATAACCGACCTGGGTTATAAATACAATCTGTCTGATCTTGCGGCAGCGCTCGGCGTCGGGCAGATAAAAAGGTTTGCGAAATTGCAGAAAAAGCGCCGGCTTCTGGCCAAAAGATATTTTGATAATCTTAAAGGTTTGAAAGATTATATTGAACTTCCTTTTTATCATGAATTCAATGAACATACCTGGCATTTATACATAATTAAAATCAATTCGGACAGGTGGAAAATCGGGCGTAATCGTCTCATTGAAGAGCTGGAAAAGGCGGGGGTTGGCTGCGGCGTGCATTTTATTCCGATTTACCGGCTGTCTTATTTTGGAAAAAGATTAGAGTACACCAAATCCGACCTGCCACATTGTGAAAGCGCCTACCAGCGTGTCATATCATTACCCTTTTATCCCGACCTCGAAATGCGGGAAGTGGATTATGTCTGCGGCATGCTGAAAAAAATGACGGAAAAATTCGGCCGTTAA
- a CDS encoding IMP dehydrogenase yields the protein MAEFFPNEGLTFDDVLLMPSRSDVLPKDVDISTRLTERIILNIPIISAAMDTVTEYRMGIAIARQGGIGIIHKNLSPERQAAEVDKVKRSESGMIVDPITLPPDVPIGEALSVMKQFSISGVPITQNGKLVGIITNRDLRFHKDVDTLIKDVMTCKNLITAPEGTDLDTAQELLHKNRIEKLLIVDGENHLKGMITVKDIMKKIQYPNACKDRRGRLRIGGAVGVSKDLEERVELMLKAGVDILVVDSSHGHSMGVLKTIEVLKNKFPKIPVMGGNVATREGAQALIDFGADCVKVGIGPGSICTTRVVTGCGVPQITAITECVEAAEKHNVPIIADGGIRYSGEITKALAAGAAAVMLGSILAGTEESPGETVLYEGRTFKTYRGMGSLEAMKAGSRDRYFQEHQEDVSKFVPEGIEGRVPYKGELGSTIYQLVGGLRSGMGICGAHNIGELQKTARFIRVTHAGIIESHPHSVTISKEAPNYRRNN from the coding sequence ATGGCTGAGTTTTTCCCAAATGAGGGACTGACTTTTGATGACGTCCTGTTGATGCCGTCGCGTTCCGATGTTCTGCCCAAGGATGTTGATATTTCCACCAGGCTGACCGAGCGGATAATACTGAATATTCCGATCATATCGGCCGCCATGGATACGGTTACTGAATATCGCATGGGCATCGCCATTGCCAGACAGGGCGGCATAGGCATAATCCACAAAAATCTTTCACCCGAACGTCAGGCCGCCGAGGTCGATAAGGTCAAGCGCTCCGAATCGGGTATGATTGTCGATCCTATTACTCTGCCGCCGGATGTGCCGATCGGTGAAGCTCTCAGCGTCATGAAACAGTTTTCCATCTCCGGGGTGCCGATTACTCAAAACGGCAAGCTGGTCGGAATAATTACCAATCGCGACCTGCGCTTTCATAAAGATGTCGATACCCTGATTAAGGATGTCATGACCTGCAAGAATCTCATTACCGCTCCCGAAGGGACCGATCTGGACACGGCACAGGAATTATTGCACAAGAATCGTATTGAAAAATTGCTTATTGTCGATGGAGAGAATCATCTCAAGGGGATGATTACCGTTAAAGATATAATGAAGAAAATTCAGTACCCCAACGCCTGCAAGGACAGACGCGGCCGGCTGCGAATCGGCGGAGCGGTCGGTGTCTCGAAGGATCTCGAAGAAAGAGTGGAGCTTATGCTTAAGGCGGGGGTGGATATTCTGGTGGTCGATTCTTCTCATGGGCACTCCATGGGGGTTCTGAAAACCATAGAAGTTCTGAAGAACAAATTCCCCAAGATTCCGGTTATGGGAGGAAATGTGGCGACCCGGGAGGGGGCCCAGGCCCTGATTGATTTTGGCGCCGATTGTGTCAAAGTCGGCATCGGCCCCGGCTCTATCTGCACGACACGGGTCGTTACCGGATGCGGCGTGCCGCAGATAACGGCCATTACGGAATGTGTCGAAGCGGCCGAAAAACATAATGTCCCCATTATTGCCGACGGGGGTATAAGGTATTCGGGAGAGATAACCAAGGCTCTGGCCGCCGGCGCCGCGGCTGTGATGCTGGGATCCATTTTGGCCGGAACCGAAGAATCTCCCGGGGAAACCGTATTATACGAGGGGCGGACTTTCAAGACTTATCGCGGCATGGGTTCGCTGGAGGCGATGAAAGCGGGAAGCCGCGATCGATATTTTCAGGAACATCAGGAGGATGTTTCCAAATTCGTGCCCGAAGGGATTGAAGGGCGCGTTCCATACAAAGGCGAATTGGGCAGTACTATTTATCAACTGGTCGGCGGGCTTCGCTCCGGCATGGGTATCTGCGGCGCTCATAACATTGGAGAGCTGCAGAAGACGGCCCGGTTCATTCGGGTTACTCACGCCGGCATTATTGAGTCGCATCCGCACAGTGTGACCATTTCCAAAGAGGCGCCCAACTATCGCCGCAACAACTAG
- a CDS encoding UDP-N-acetylglucosamine 2-epimerase (non-hydrolyzing) encodes MSQKKKLIVSIVGARPQFIKLAPLAPAISKKFDHVIVHSGQHYDKMMSEVFFRQLEIPEADYNLAVGSGGHGAMTGRIMSRFEALLLKLRPDMVLVYGDTNSTLAGALTAAKLQIPVGHIEAGLRSFRMDMPEEINRRLTDHVARILFCPTRQAIVNLRKEGIGKGVVHSGDLMYELIDLSRKKISGNIGILTQLQLEKYSYMLMTMHRAGNVDSGETMQKIVNILSELNSIVIFPIHPRTRKNLKRFGLFRAMKSLPHIKLIEPVSYLDNLSLQNYAKAVLTDSGGIQKEAVALGTPCFTLRDETEWTETLSRGNHLVGLSSRKIVQGLKNVHRPRGKTSCKIRGKKPSEIIISSISRFFREN; translated from the coding sequence ATGTCTCAAAAAAAGAAACTGATTGTCTCCATTGTCGGCGCCCGACCACAATTTATAAAGCTGGCCCCGCTGGCTCCGGCAATATCAAAAAAATTCGATCACGTCATTGTCCATTCCGGTCAGCATTATGATAAGATGATGTCGGAAGTGTTTTTCCGACAGCTCGAAATACCGGAGGCCGACTATAATCTGGCGGTCGGATCGGGCGGTCATGGGGCGATGACCGGCCGTATTATGAGCCGCTTCGAAGCACTATTGCTGAAACTCCGACCGGATATGGTGCTGGTTTACGGTGATACGAACAGCACTCTGGCCGGGGCACTGACGGCGGCGAAACTGCAAATTCCGGTCGGGCATATCGAGGCCGGGTTGCGGTCGTTCAGGATGGATATGCCGGAAGAGATCAACCGCCGCCTGACCGATCATGTTGCCCGCATTTTGTTTTGTCCCACCCGGCAGGCTATCGTCAACCTGAGAAAAGAGGGGATTGGAAAAGGTGTCGTCCATTCGGGCGACCTGATGTACGAATTAATTGATCTTTCCCGAAAAAAAATTTCCGGTAACATCGGGATCCTGACGCAATTACAGCTTGAGAAATATAGTTATATGCTGATGACAATGCACCGGGCAGGCAATGTCGATTCTGGCGAAACGATGCAGAAAATAGTGAATATTTTGTCGGAGCTGAATTCGATAGTCATCTTTCCGATACACCCCAGAACCAGAAAAAATCTAAAGCGATTCGGGCTCTTCAGGGCGATGAAATCGCTGCCCCATATTAAGCTGATCGAGCCGGTATCTTATCTGGATAACCTCAGTCTGCAAAATTACGCTAAAGCGGTTCTGACCGACTCAGGAGGGATTCAAAAGGAGGCGGTGGCCTTGGGAACGCCTTGCTTCACGCTCCGTGATGAGACCGAATGGACAGAGACTCTGAGCCGTGGCAACCATCTGGTGGGGCTGTCCTCCCGCAAGATTGTCCAGGGCCTGAAGAATGTTCATCGACCCCGGGGAAAGACTTCATGCAAAATTCGCGGTAAAAAGCCATCAGAAATAATAATTTCCAGTATATCGAGATTTTTCAGGGAAAATTAA
- a CDS encoding GTP-binding protein → MPANLPPQYYELEREFKAERDPREKLRLAQELLAMMPKHKGTDKLQAELKGKISKLKLEIEGTQKKHGARTVESYDHIDREGAAQIVLIGPPNSGKSTIVDALTGARPLIGDYPYTTRTPLAGMADYEAVQLQLIDTPPIAPDYMESFVPNLVRQADLVVVIVDVATTGFEERVDCVFKRLEEKRIILSANVPKEVDDPRFYYKKTILAAHKYLEEGGQAGLEHLRTLYPDFTVVPSSVLDDEIIYNFKRSLFNSLGVIRIFTKRVGHDPDFRDPIVLPIGGTVEEAAFILHKDFARKLQYAKVWGQGKFEGQRVKNNYQLIDGDIVEFHI, encoded by the coding sequence ATGCCCGCGAATCTGCCGCCGCAGTATTACGAGCTGGAGCGCGAGTTTAAGGCCGAAAGGGATCCCCGGGAAAAACTTCGCTTGGCCCAGGAGCTGTTGGCAATGATGCCCAAGCACAAAGGGACCGACAAACTTCAGGCGGAGCTGAAGGGGAAAATCTCCAAACTTAAGCTGGAGATTGAGGGAACCCAGAAAAAGCATGGCGCCCGGACGGTCGAGTCGTATGATCATATTGACCGTGAGGGTGCCGCCCAGATTGTTCTTATCGGCCCCCCGAATTCCGGCAAATCAACCATTGTCGATGCTCTGACCGGAGCCAGGCCCTTAATCGGCGATTATCCTTATACCACCCGCACCCCTTTGGCCGGCATGGCCGATTATGAAGCGGTTCAGCTTCAGCTGATCGACACGCCGCCGATAGCCCCTGATTACATGGAGAGTTTTGTTCCCAATCTGGTCCGGCAGGCCGATCTGGTGGTAGTCATCGTCGATGTTGCCACGACCGGTTTCGAAGAACGAGTCGATTGCGTCTTCAAACGTCTTGAGGAGAAGCGGATTATTCTGTCGGCAAATGTTCCCAAGGAGGTTGATGATCCGAGGTTTTATTATAAGAAGACGATTTTGGCGGCGCATAAATATCTCGAAGAAGGCGGCCAGGCGGGTCTGGAGCATCTCAGGACCTTGTATCCCGATTTTACCGTTGTTCCGTCGTCGGTTCTTGATGACGAAATCATCTACAATTTTAAGCGGAGTCTTTTTAACTCATTGGGTGTCATAAGGATTTTTACCAAACGCGTCGGCCACGATCCCGATTTCAGAGATCCGATAGTTCTTCCGATCGGCGGAACCGTGGAGGAAGCCGCCTTTATTTTGCATAAAGATTTCGCGCGCAAGCTTCAATATGCCAAGGTTTGGGGTCAGGGTAAATTTGAGGGACAGCGGGTCAAGAACAACTATCAATTGATTGATGGTGATATTGTTGAGTTTCATATTTGA